From the genome of Halobacteriovorax marinus SJ:
ACTATTTAAGACTGTCATTTCATTTTGAATATTTTCTTTTGCACTATCTTGCTCGACGTAAAAGGGAGCAACTAATGGCGAGGCCTTAATGCCTGACATAGAGAGGACAAGAGTGAGAGCAATTGTTGAAAATTTCATAGAGTTTTCCTTAAAAATGTATTTAGTTCATTCTATTACATATAGGAAAAATCTAAGGGCCCATTGAAATATATTTATGGGCCGTCCATTATTTGAACACCTCTGTAATGAGGTGGTAACTATCTGAAATTAATCGGTAGTAACTTCTAGCCCCAGAGTTTTAATGGCAGCTTTTATCTCTTTGATATGAGTATGCCCTTTCGTTTCAAGCGTGAAGTCAACGGTCGTATGTCCCAAAAGGGTGGTTGTGTAAGTTCGATTATGGTGAATATCAATAATATTCGCCCCGTGCTCAGAGACTACTCTAGAGATATCTGAAATAATACCCGGTGTATCTGGAACATAGATTCTAAGCGTAGTTAAACGACCGTCCTCAGAAAGACCTCTTTCAATAACTCGAGAGAGAAAATTTACATCAATATTTCCACCTGAAATAACTATTCCAACCTTCTTTCCTTTTATCCCTGTGATCTTCCCGTGAGAAAGTGCTGCAAAAGCGGCAGCGCCAGCACCTTCTACTAAAATCTTTTCAACTTCCAAGAGCATCATGATCGATTGTGCCATCTCAGCTTCTGTAACAGTAACGACTTCATCTACATATTTGGAAACGATCTCAAAAGTATTCTCTTTAACCGTAGTCACTGCAATTCCGTCGGCAATTGTTTTCGCCTTTGGTACTTCAACAATTTTCTTGGCCCGAAGAGAGCTCTTCATGGCGGCCATTTGCTGTGCTTCAACACCAATGATTTTAATGTTTGGATTAAGTGTTTTCAGGGCAACAGAGACTCCCGATATAAGACCGCCTCCTCCAATAGGAACGATAACAATATCTAGATCAGGCAAGGATTCATGAATCTCTAATCCAATAGTACCTTGTCCTGCAATGATGTCATTATCATTAAAGGGATGAATGAAAGTATATCCATTTTCTTTCTGTATCTCTTGGGCCTTTTGGTAGGCATCATCATAGAAGTTTCCATGGAGAATAACTTGTGCACCAAATTTCTTTGTTCCCTGTATTTTTGAGAGGGGAGTCGTCTCAGGCATAACAATAGTGGCCTTAATGCCTAACTTCTTTGCGGCAAGTGCCACACCCTGAGCGTGGTTTCCAGCGGAAGAGGCGATGACACCATTATCTTTTTCTTTTTGCGATAGGTTCATTAAACGATTAAGGGCTCCTCGTATCTTATAGGCCCCAGTGAATTGAAGGTTCTCTAATTTTAAATAGACGCTACACTGCGTATGTTCACTCAAAGTTGTTGAGTAGGTACATGGTGTTTTGATGAGTTGGTCACCAATAAGCGATTTTGCTCTTTCAATATCTTTAATTGTTATCATAGAAACCTCTTTTGAATATCTATATTAGTCTATTTTTATTGGAGTGCAAATAGGATATACTTTTAGAAATCAGTGAAATAGGAAAGTAAAAAATGGCTAAATTAAAACATAAATTTGGAACAACTTATTACGAGAAAAAGGGACGAAAAGGTAAAACACCGATTGTTTGCCTTCACGGTGGTCCTGGCGGGACTAGTAAGAAGATGACGCCTTTGTTTGAACTATCAGATGAGAGAGCGGTTTATATCTACGATCAAATTGGTGGTGGCCGCAGTAGTGAGCTTGATAAGAAATTTTGGAAAATTGAAACTTTTGTTGAAGAGCTAGATACTCTCGTAAAGCATTGGGGACTAGATGAATTCTACTTAATGGGAGGCTCTTGGGGAACAACATTAGCTCTTGAGTACTATTTAAGAAAAGGTAAGAAAGTAAAAGGGCTTATCTTTCAATCTCCAATGTTCAGCGCTAGAGATTGGCAAGAGGATGCAAACCTTTTAATTGAAAAGTTACCGGCAAAGTATCGAAAGATTATTAACTATTGTCACGAAATAGGTGCAACAGATTCTAAAGTCTATAAAGAGGCAATTATAGAGTACTATTCGAGACACGTTTTTAGAGATAAGGCTAAACTCTTAGAGAACTCCAAGAAGAAAAATACCAATCCTCACGGTGAGCAGGTCTATGAGTATATGTGGGGACCAAGTGAGTTCATGGCCACGGGAACACTTAAGAAATATAATCGTGTAAAAGACCTCTCTAAAATTAAAGTTCCAACTCTCTTTATTTGCGGTCAATACGATGAGGCGACTCCTGTGACCGCAAGTCGCTATAGTGAAAAAATTAAGGATTCTCGTCTAAAGGTCATTCGAGGAGCTTCTCATTCTATTTTAAGTGAGAAACCAAAAGACATGCTTAAAGTCATGAGAGATTTTTTGAAATAAAAAAAGAGCTCCAATTGGAGCTCTCTTTTCTTGGGGGCCATGGGTGTCTTATCTAACTCGTGCTGGTCTTGTTGGACGAGTAGGTCTCGTCGGACGAGTTGGTTGTGTTTGTGCTCCTTTCTTTTCTGCGATTGATACTTGTAATTCACCTCTACTACCAAAGAGGTTTGTAGAGACTGCTGAGATTTCTAAGAACTTAACTTCTTTTGCGAGTTCCTTATTAAACTTAAATGAAGTTGGTCCTTTTACTTTACCTTCGAGTTCATCTAGGAAAACGACTTGTCCATCAGCAAACTTTACTTTAACGCTTGTGATACTTACACTACCTTTCGCTGTTAACTGTACGGCCTTAAAGTCTTTTCCTACATTAATCTTCTTTGTATCTCCTATGATTTTATCTACTTTAAAACTATTTACCATTTTAAAAGATAGGGCATCTACTTTTGAGTATGGGTATGAAGGCTCTAGTTTTGTGACTGCCTTTATAGAGTCGACTTTTATATTACCTTTAAGGTGAACTTTCCAAGGGGCTGCCTCTTGTTGAGCTCTTAAAGGAGCAGAGAGGGTGATCGCATGGAATCCTGATAAATCGCTATCAAATTGCTCTACTGTTCCTGGGATAACTTCTGGTGCTGTTTCAGAGTAGCCGATCGCCAAGTTTGCATCTGCATTTCCTTTCTTTGATTTAGCTTGTAGAACTACTTTTTGAAGTTTATGTCCCTCAATGATTCCTTTTCCAAATTTTCCATTAAGCATTCTTTTAAGATGAAAAGTTTGATCTCCTTTTGAGTGTTGCGCGTTTAAATCAATTTTTAACTTCTGAGTTACGGCAAGTGCTTGTGGCATTGTTAGTGTGGCGGCTGTGGCAAGTAGGCATAACGTTTTCTTCATTTCTTCTCTCTCCCTCAAGATAATGGACGCAATAATAGAGGACCATTTCTGGTTGACTCATACTATTCCTTAGTACTTTTAACGATAAAAATTACTAAGCAAGTGAGATGCCAAAAATAGGAGAGTAAAATAGATGTTTTTGGTGTCAGTTTGGTATAGATGTCAGAAGATGTTTAAAGCATTTTGAGACCAGTTTCACACTGGCCCTATTTTTCTTTGAACTCGGCTTCAAATACACCGGGTTCAACTTCACGATTAGTTCGTTTGCTAAACTGTTCTTGTTCAAATGGGTTGCTCTTAGATTGGTAGCTAAAACCTCCACCAAAGCTAGATGCACCAAATTTGATATTCCCACTCTTTATAGCTTTTTCGAAATAGCCTTTTAGAAAGGCCGTGAGTAGGTGTCTCGTTCCTGGAAAGACCATGCAGATTCCCATGATGTCTGTGAGAAAGCCAGGAGTAAGAAGAAGTAGACCGCCTCCAAAGACGAGAAGTCCATGCATGAGTTGGTTTGTTGGCAGAGAGCCTCTATTGAGATCATTTTGAATCGAAGCTAGAATGGCCAATCCTTGTGATTTAGCTAAGCTGGCCCCGACGATACCTGTTAAAATAACTACCGCTAACGTATTGAGTCCGCCAATCTGGGCACCAATCGAAAATAAGAGATAGATCTCTATGGCCGGAATAACGGTAAATAATAAAACTAATATTGGAAACATTCTTTCTCCTTAGGTATTTTATAGCAAAGTTTGATGAAGAACCCCATCATTCTATTGTAAAATTACTGTCAAATGACCTATTTTTGAGGATCTATATGAATAATGATGACTATGAATTAGTATACGTCAGCGATGGTTCTGGAAAGAATCAACTGGATAAGAATAAGAAGAAGAAAGAGAAATTACCTGAAATTATCCCATCGCAGACGACTTTAAAGATGAGGATTGAGAAAAAGGGAAGGGGCGGTAAGGCCGTTACTGTTTTCTATGAATTTCCACATAATCCCCCATTCTTTAAAAGACTAATGAAAGAGTTAAAGAATTACTGTGCTACAGGTGGAAGCTTTAAAGATGATACATTTGAGATTCAGGGAGATCAGAGAGAAAAGCTGAAGCCCTATCTTGAAGAAAAGGGCTTCACTGTAAAGGGGTAGGAGCTTAGTTTAAGCTAAGCTCTACCTGCTTAAAGCGTCCCTCTCCTATAGAGTTGGACTTAAATTTAGGGTCTTCACTAATATATTGATGAACAATTCTTCTTTGTGCCGGATTCATTGACTTGAGAAGGATCGCCTTTTTAGATTCTAAGACTTTTTTCTTCATCTCATCTACTAATGAGAGAATTTCTTTTTCATTACTCTTATTCTTAGGTCTGTCGTTTTGATTGTCTTCGTTAAAACATCTAAGCGTAAGTTTTACTTCATTTTTCATATGAACTTTTCTTAGTAGAAATTGCTTAATTAAAGTTTCAAATGAAATAAGTAACTCGGCTTTATTTCTTAGCAATAGTCCTAGATCATTTCCTGTGTAAGTCACCTTGAGATGATCGTCTTTAAAAGAAACTTTTACGAATAAATCAAGTTGTGCCTTTCTTAGAATACCTATTAGAAATGGAGTAAGTACTTTTTTAAAGATAGGCTTAAGTGAGTGCTTATATGTATTCTTTCTTGGACCAAAGAAGAAGAAGAGTTTTCTTCCTTCTTTAACTAACTCTGTATTGATTAAGTGAGAGTCTTTTACTGCAAAGTACTTAAGCGCTGCTGCAATAGACTCTTTCTCAGAGCTTGCTGTAGAAATAAAGAATCTTCTATCGTTTTTAAATACTTTTCCAATAAATGGAATAGTACTTGTTCTTGGCTTAACTTCTTTACTTGCTGGCTTCTTCGTATCTTTTGATTTAGAAGTTTTCTTGCTATCTCTGCTTGGTCTCTCAACGACTTGTAGAGACTTCGCATCCAGATATGGTTTAGGACATACATCAGTTGCAAAGTCCTCATCACCTAGGTCCATTTTTGGAATACTACCTCCAATAAATTCAGAGATAGGGTCTAGGTTTTCGCAGTCTTCAAAAGAGCAGAAGCTGATGGCCTGACCATCTTTTCCGGCCCTACCTGTACGTCCAATTCTATGAACATAACTTGCAGCTTCATTTGGAAGGTCAAAGTTGATGACTAAGTTTACATCCTTAATGTCGAGTCCTCTCGCCGCTACATCAGTACAAACAAGAATAGTCGTTTCCTTAGATCTAAACTCTTCCATTAAGCGAGTTCTCTTATTCTGCGGCATGCGCCCTGAAATTGGCTTGGCCTTAAAGTTCATTTTCTTAAGCCACTCTGCAACGAGGTGTGTTTGAAATTGAGTGTTACAGAAAATAATAGCGTAAGCGTCTT
Proteins encoded in this window:
- the ilvA gene encoding threonine ammonia-lyase, whose protein sequence is MITIKDIERAKSLIGDQLIKTPCTYSTTLSEHTQCSVYLKLENLQFTGAYKIRGALNRLMNLSQKEKDNGVIASSAGNHAQGVALAAKKLGIKATIVMPETTPLSKIQGTKKFGAQVILHGNFYDDAYQKAQEIQKENGYTFIHPFNDNDIIAGQGTIGLEIHESLPDLDIVIVPIGGGGLISGVSVALKTLNPNIKIIGVEAQQMAAMKSSLRAKKIVEVPKAKTIADGIAVTTVKENTFEIVSKYVDEVVTVTEAEMAQSIMMLLEVEKILVEGAGAAAFAALSHGKITGIKGKKVGIVISGGNIDVNFLSRVIERGLSEDGRLTTLRIYVPDTPGIISDISRVVSEHGANIIDIHHNRTYTTTLLGHTTVDFTLETKGHTHIKEIKAAIKTLGLEVTTD
- a CDS encoding proline iminopeptidase-family hydrolase, giving the protein MAKLKHKFGTTYYEKKGRKGKTPIVCLHGGPGGTSKKMTPLFELSDERAVYIYDQIGGGRSSELDKKFWKIETFVEELDTLVKHWGLDEFYLMGGSWGTTLALEYYLRKGKKVKGLIFQSPMFSARDWQEDANLLIEKLPAKYRKIINYCHEIGATDSKVYKEAIIEYYSRHVFRDKAKLLENSKKKNTNPHGEQVYEYMWGPSEFMATGTLKKYNRVKDLSKIKVPTLFICGQYDEATPVTASRYSEKIKDSRLKVIRGASHSILSEKPKDMLKVMRDFLK
- a CDS encoding FxsA family protein, whose amino-acid sequence is MFPILVLLFTVIPAIEIYLLFSIGAQIGGLNTLAVVILTGIVGASLAKSQGLAILASIQNDLNRGSLPTNQLMHGLLVFGGGLLLLTPGFLTDIMGICMVFPGTRHLLTAFLKGYFEKAIKSGNIKFGASSFGGGFSYQSKSNPFEQEQFSKRTNREVEPGVFEAEFKEK
- a CDS encoding translation initiation factor (involved in start site selection during the initiation of translation), which codes for MNNDDYELVYVSDGSGKNQLDKNKKKKEKLPEIIPSQTTLKMRIEKKGRGGKAVTVFYEFPHNPPFFKRLMKELKNYCATGGSFKDDTFEIQGDQREKLKPYLEEKGFTVKG
- a CDS encoding DEAD/DEAH box helicase, which codes for MKTTKEFVEYNLQPELIKALNSHGFKEASEIQDLTIKPILEKKDIFALAETGSGKTGSFAIPIMEILLEEKALDNPSQQIVILSPTRELAQQTNKFFEQVGAELGIKSSCIIGGEKIEKQIEELKEGVHVLVATPGRLNDLTKQKEIDLANCLAVVFDEADRLFDMGFKKDIEFILNGIPKTRQLIMVSATTNMDVLNTAFKFGSQPLEIKLNEESILVDNIDHKIAMIDKNEKMPLLVKQLQTHEDAYAIIFCNTQFQTHLVAEWLKKMNFKAKPISGRMPQNKRTRLMEEFRSKETTILVCTDVAARGLDIKDVNLVINFDLPNEAASYVHRIGRTGRAGKDGQAISFCSFEDCENLDPISEFIGGSIPKMDLGDEDFATDVCPKPYLDAKSLQVVERPSRDSKKTSKSKDTKKPASKEVKPRTSTIPFIGKVFKNDRRFFISTASSEKESIAAALKYFAVKDSHLINTELVKEGRKLFFFFGPRKNTYKHSLKPIFKKVLTPFLIGILRKAQLDLFVKVSFKDDHLKVTYTGNDLGLLLRNKAELLISFETLIKQFLLRKVHMKNEVKLTLRCFNEDNQNDRPKNKSNEKEILSLVDEMKKKVLESKKAILLKSMNPAQRRIVHQYISEDPKFKSNSIGEGRFKQVELSLN